The proteins below are encoded in one region of Candidatus Sericytochromatia bacterium:
- a CDS encoding asparaginase produces the protein MSERKRLLVVNTGGTLGMDPRQTAPLGPGAVAEEVLRYIPEARELADIEMQVLFNQDSANVQPAHWEAIARCIADAIDQYDGFVVIHGTDTMAYTAAALSFMLVNLPRPVVLTGAQRPIAAIRTDAKTNLVNALELATRDIPEVGLFFDHRLLRGNRAHKVSIDDFDAFASPNYPALADVGLHVEVREDLVRRPAGLFHLQTGFCDKVLILRLFPGLRPEHLMPLLDAELKAFVIEAYGAGTVPVAERSLIPFIAEASRRGRLVALASQALSGRVEPEIYEAGRRALDAGAVSCGDMTPAAAAVKLMFLLAQYGEDTRKVARAFGQAIAGELS, from the coding sequence GTGAGCGAACGCAAACGCCTGCTGGTGGTGAACACGGGCGGCACCCTCGGCATGGACCCTCGCCAGACGGCGCCCCTCGGTCCGGGGGCGGTGGCCGAAGAGGTGCTTCGCTACATTCCGGAAGCCAGGGAGCTGGCTGACATCGAGATGCAGGTGCTGTTCAACCAGGACAGTGCCAACGTCCAACCGGCCCATTGGGAGGCGATCGCCCGTTGCATCGCAGACGCCATCGACCAGTACGATGGCTTTGTCGTCATCCACGGCACCGATACGATGGCTTACACCGCCGCCGCCCTGTCCTTCATGCTGGTGAACCTGCCGCGTCCCGTGGTTCTGACGGGGGCCCAACGTCCGATCGCCGCGATCCGGACGGATGCCAAAACCAACCTCGTAAATGCGCTGGAACTGGCGACCAGGGACATCCCGGAGGTGGGACTGTTCTTCGACCATCGCTTGCTGCGCGGCAATCGGGCTCACAAGGTGAGCATCGATGATTTTGATGCCTTCGCCTCCCCAAACTACCCCGCCCTGGCGGATGTCGGCTTGCACGTGGAGGTGCGTGAGGATCTGGTGCGTCGTCCTGCGGGGCTGTTCCATCTCCAGACCGGCTTTTGCGACAAGGTATTGATTCTGCGACTGTTTCCAGGGCTCCGCCCGGAGCACCTGATGCCCCTGCTGGATGCGGAACTCAAGGCTTTCGTGATCGAGGCCTATGGTGCAGGGACCGTCCCGGTGGCGGAACGCAGCTTGATTCCCTTCATCGCTGAAGCATCACGGCGCGGGCGCCTGGTCGCCTTGGCCTCGCAGGCCCTTTCCGGGCGAGTCGAGCCGGAAATTTACGAGGCCGGTCGCCGCGCCCTCGATGCCGGGGCCGTGTCCTGCGGAGATATGACCCCGGCAGCGGCGGCGGTGAAGCTGATGTTCCTGCTGGCCCAGTATGGCGAGGACACGCGGAAGGTGGCGAGGGCCTTTGGGCAGGCGATCGCGGGCGAGTTGAGCTGA